Proteins from a single region of Salvelinus sp. IW2-2015 linkage group LG4p, ASM291031v2, whole genome shotgun sequence:
- the LOC111960582 gene encoding CLK4-associating serine/arginine rich protein isoform X3 gives MWQEARKHERKLRGMMVDYKRRGERRREYYEKIKKDPAQFLQVHGRAYKIHLDSAVALAAESPINMMPWQGDANNMIDRFDVRAHLDFILTYTPPLLNTATPEQESEERKCNYERFRGLVQNDFASISEEQCLYQIQMDELYGGLQRPNEDEKKKLAKEKATIGYTYEDSTVTKPGEEEEKGEEDDSDNSESEEDEGIPDIDVEVDVDELNTEQELDLNKMATPYGMAEGDFVRMLRKDKDELEAIKHAKALEAEKAMYSGRRSRRQRREFREKRLKGRQISPPSYARRDSPTYDPYKRPQSESSSESRSRSRSPGPEKITFITSFGGSDEEAAAATQAPPPVHTPANSLHHPAGHSRGSRRRRSSSSPSSSSTHSSTHRSSSHSSSHSRRDRRRGGGRDRRHSRSRSRRRSDSRSRGRGANGGGRGGSRRRYDRTQSRSNDRDGDRERDRERDRDVGRRFAARRHTRSRSNSRQGDRARRGGGVRTSGGHQRGVGSSSPSPSQSPQPSCTPSPSHRGGLPSATALCDKLRKXDTPGGKETGAAKPRMTPQEKLKIRMQKALNRQSKADKKAAQAKVTQQENKRAEREGELRAMARKIRMKERERREKERDEWERQYGRQSHSPSPSKYSRDHSSSRRRSRSRSRSPYYRY, from the exons ATGTGGCAGGAGGCCCGCAAACATGAGCGCAAGCTGCGCGGCATGATGGTRGACTACAAACGCCGCGGCGAGCGCCGGCGAGAGTACTACGAGAAGATC AAAAAGGACCCGGCTCAGTTCCTTCAGGTTCACGGCCGGGCCTATAAGATCCATCTGGACTCGGCCGTGGCGCTCGCCGCAGAAAGCCCCATCAACAT GATGCCCTGGCAGGGAGACGCCAACAACATGATTGACAGGTTTGACGTGagggcacacctggacttcatacTCACCTACACCCCTCCGCTCCTCAACACAGC CACCCCAGAACAGGAGTCGGAGGAGAGGAAGTGCAACTACGAGCGTTTCAGAGGCCTAGTGCAGAACGACTTTGCCAGCA TCTCTGAGGAGCAGTGTTTGTACCAGATCCAAATGGACGAGCTCTATGGTGGCCTGCAGAGGCCAAATGAGGACGAGAAGAAAAA GCTTGCCAAGGAGAAGGCCACCATTGGCTACACGTACGAGGACAGTACTGTTACGAAGCctggggaggaagaagagaaaggggaggaggatgACTCTGACAACAGCGAATCAGAGGAGGACGAGGGTATTCCAGACATTG acgtAGAGGTGGACGTTGACGAGCTCAACACGGAGCAGGAGTTGGATCTGAACAAGATGGCCACTCCATATGGAATGGCAGAGGGAGATTTTGTCAG GATGCTGAGGAAAGACAAGGATGAGCTGGAGGCCATTAAACATGCCAAGGCTCTGGAGGCAGAGAAGGCCATGTACTCG GGCCGTCGCTCTCGCAGACAGAGGAGGGAGTTTagagagaagagactgaaggGCAGACAGATCAGCCCACCCAG CTATGCCAGGAGAGACAGCCCAACCTACGATCCCTACAAACG gcCCCAGTCGGAGTCCAGTTCGGAGTCGCGGTCCCGCTCCCGTTCCCCGGGCCCAGAGAAGATCACCTTCATCACCAGCTTCGGAGGCAGTGACGAGGAGGCTGCCGCTGCAACTCAAGCTCCACCCCCTGTCCACACCCCCGCCAACTCGCTGCACCACCCCGCAGGTCATAGCAGGGGCTCCCG CAGACGCCGCTCTTCCTCcagcccttcctcctcttccacccaCTCTTCCACTCATCgctcctcctctcattcctcctctcacTCACGCCGCGACAGACGccgtggaggagggagggacagacgACATTCCCGCTCCCGGTCGAGGCGGCGCTCCGACTCGCGGTCCCGGGGTAGAGGAGCCaacggaggaggaagaggggggtcacGGAGGAGATACGACCGGACACAGTCCCGCTCCAATGACCGAGATGGAGAccgggagagggacagggagcgaGACAGGGACGTGGGACGTCGCTTCgcagcacgcagacacacacg GTCCCGCTCTAACTCTCGGCAGGGGGACCGTGCCAGGCGGGGGGGTGGGGTGCGGACTTCAGGAGGCCATCAGAGGGGGGTTGGCAGCAGCAGTCCTAGCCCCTCCCAATCCCCCCAGCCCAGCTGCACCCCTTCCCCCTCACACAGAGGAGGCCTGCCCTCTGCCACTGCACTCTGTGACAAGCTGAGAAA gMCTGATACTCCGGGTGGTAAAGAGACAGGAGCTGCCAAA CCCAGGATGACCCCGCAGGAGAAGCTGAAGATACGCATGCAGAAGGCCCTCAACAGGCAGT CCAAGGCGGATAAGAAAGCAGCCCAGGCGAAAGTCACTCAGCAGGAAAATAAACGAGCG GAGCGCGAGGGAGAGCTCAGAGCCATGGCACGCAAGATCCGCATGAA ggagCGTGAgcgtcgggagaaagagagggacgagTGGGAGAGACAGTACGGAAGACAAAGCCACTCGCCCTCCCCATCTAAATATA gtCGTGACCACAGCTCATCCAGAAG GAGGTCCCGTTCCCGGTCGAGGAGTCCATATTACCGCTACTAA
- the LOC111960582 gene encoding CLK4-associating serine/arginine rich protein isoform X4: protein MWQEARKHERKLRGMMVDYKRRGERRREYYEKIKKDPAQFLQVHGRAYKIHLDSAVALAAESPINMMPWQGDANNMIDRFDVRAHLDFILTYTPPLLNTATPEQESEERKCNYERFRGLVQNDFASISEEQCLYQIQMDELYGGLQRPNEDEKKKLAKEKATIGYTYEDSTVTKPGEEEEKGEEDDSDNSESEEDEGIPDIDVEVDVDELNTEQELDLNKMATPYGMAEGDFVRMLRKDKDELEAIKHAKALEAEKAMYSGRRSRRQRREFREKRLKGRQISPPSYARRDSPTYDPYKRPQSESSSESRSRSRSPGPEKITFITSFGGSDEEAAAATQAPPPVHTPANSLHHPAGHSRGSRRRSSSSPSSSSTHSSTHRSSSHSSSHSRRDRRRGGGRDRRHSRSRSRRRSDSRSRGRGANGGGRGGSRRRYDRTQSRSNDRDGDRERDRERDRDVGRRFAARRHTRSRSNSRQGDRARRGGGVRTSGGHQRGVGSSSPSPSQSPQPSCTPSPSHRGGLPSATALCDKLRKXDTPGGKETGAAKPRMTPQEKLKIRMQKALNRQSKADKKAAQAKVTQQENKRAEREGELRAMARKIRMKERERREKERDEWERQYGRQSHSPSPSKYSRDHSSSRRRSRSRSRSPYYRY from the exons ATGTGGCAGGAGGCCCGCAAACATGAGCGCAAGCTGCGCGGCATGATGGTRGACTACAAACGCCGCGGCGAGCGCCGGCGAGAGTACTACGAGAAGATC AAAAAGGACCCGGCTCAGTTCCTTCAGGTTCACGGCCGGGCCTATAAGATCCATCTGGACTCGGCCGTGGCGCTCGCCGCAGAAAGCCCCATCAACAT GATGCCCTGGCAGGGAGACGCCAACAACATGATTGACAGGTTTGACGTGagggcacacctggacttcatacTCACCTACACCCCTCCGCTCCTCAACACAGC CACCCCAGAACAGGAGTCGGAGGAGAGGAAGTGCAACTACGAGCGTTTCAGAGGCCTAGTGCAGAACGACTTTGCCAGCA TCTCTGAGGAGCAGTGTTTGTACCAGATCCAAATGGACGAGCTCTATGGTGGCCTGCAGAGGCCAAATGAGGACGAGAAGAAAAA GCTTGCCAAGGAGAAGGCCACCATTGGCTACACGTACGAGGACAGTACTGTTACGAAGCctggggaggaagaagagaaaggggaggaggatgACTCTGACAACAGCGAATCAGAGGAGGACGAGGGTATTCCAGACATTG acgtAGAGGTGGACGTTGACGAGCTCAACACGGAGCAGGAGTTGGATCTGAACAAGATGGCCACTCCATATGGAATGGCAGAGGGAGATTTTGTCAG GATGCTGAGGAAAGACAAGGATGAGCTGGAGGCCATTAAACATGCCAAGGCTCTGGAGGCAGAGAAGGCCATGTACTCG GGCCGTCGCTCTCGCAGACAGAGGAGGGAGTTTagagagaagagactgaaggGCAGACAGATCAGCCCACCCAG CTATGCCAGGAGAGACAGCCCAACCTACGATCCCTACAAACG gcCCCAGTCGGAGTCCAGTTCGGAGTCGCGGTCCCGCTCCCGTTCCCCGGGCCCAGAGAAGATCACCTTCATCACCAGCTTCGGAGGCAGTGACGAGGAGGCTGCCGCTGCAACTCAAGCTCCACCCCCTGTCCACACCCCCGCCAACTCGCTGCACCACCCCGCAGGTCATAGCAGGGGCTCCCG ACGCCGCTCTTCCTCcagcccttcctcctcttccacccaCTCTTCCACTCATCgctcctcctctcattcctcctctcacTCACGCCGCGACAGACGccgtggaggagggagggacagacgACATTCCCGCTCCCGGTCGAGGCGGCGCTCCGACTCGCGGTCCCGGGGTAGAGGAGCCaacggaggaggaagaggggggtcacGGAGGAGATACGACCGGACACAGTCCCGCTCCAATGACCGAGATGGAGAccgggagagggacagggagcgaGACAGGGACGTGGGACGTCGCTTCgcagcacgcagacacacacg GTCCCGCTCTAACTCTCGGCAGGGGGACCGTGCCAGGCGGGGGGGTGGGGTGCGGACTTCAGGAGGCCATCAGAGGGGGGTTGGCAGCAGCAGTCCTAGCCCCTCCCAATCCCCCCAGCCCAGCTGCACCCCTTCCCCCTCACACAGAGGAGGCCTGCCCTCTGCCACTGCACTCTGTGACAAGCTGAGAAA gMCTGATACTCCGGGTGGTAAAGAGACAGGAGCTGCCAAA CCCAGGATGACCCCGCAGGAGAAGCTGAAGATACGCATGCAGAAGGCCCTCAACAGGCAGT CCAAGGCGGATAAGAAAGCAGCCCAGGCGAAAGTCACTCAGCAGGAAAATAAACGAGCG GAGCGCGAGGGAGAGCTCAGAGCCATGGCACGCAAGATCCGCATGAA ggagCGTGAgcgtcgggagaaagagagggacgagTGGGAGAGACAGTACGGAAGACAAAGCCACTCGCCCTCCCCATCTAAATATA gtCGTGACCACAGCTCATCCAGAAG GAGGTCCCGTTCCCGGTCGAGGAGTCCATATTACCGCTACTAA
- the LOC111960582 gene encoding CLK4-associating serine/arginine rich protein isoform X1, producing the protein MWQEARKHERKLRGMMVDYKRRGERRREYYEKIKKDPAQFLQVHGRAYKIHLDSAVALAAESPINMMPWQGDANNMIDRFDVRAHLDFILTYTPPLLNTATPEQESEERKCNYERFRGLVQNDFASISEEQCLYQIQMDELYGGLQRPNEDEKKKLAKEKATIGYTYEDSTVTKPGEEEEKGEEDDSDNSESEEDEGIPDIDVEVDVDELNTEQELDLNKMATPYGMAEGDFVRMLRKDKDELEAIKHAKALEAEKAMYSGRRSRRQRREFREKRLKGRQISPPSYARRDSPTYDPYKRPQSESSSESRSRSRSPGPEKITFITSFGGSDEEAAAATQAPPPVHTPANSLHHPAGHSRGSRRRRSSSSPSSSSTHSSTHRSSSHSSSHSRRDRRRGGGRDRRHSRSRSRRRSDSRSRGRGANGGGRGGSRRRYDRTQSRSNDRDGDRERDRERDRDVGRRFAARRHTRSRSNSRQGDRARRGGGVRTSGGHQRGVGSSSPSPSQSPQPSCTPSPSHRGGLPSATALCDKLRKXDTPGGKETGAAKPRMTPQEKLKIRMQKALNRQSKADKKAAQAKVTQQENKRAEREGELRAMARKIRMKERERREKERDEWERQYGRQSHSPSPSKYSESGRDHSSSRRRSRSRSRSPYYRY; encoded by the exons ATGTGGCAGGAGGCCCGCAAACATGAGCGCAAGCTGCGCGGCATGATGGTRGACTACAAACGCCGCGGCGAGCGCCGGCGAGAGTACTACGAGAAGATC AAAAAGGACCCGGCTCAGTTCCTTCAGGTTCACGGCCGGGCCTATAAGATCCATCTGGACTCGGCCGTGGCGCTCGCCGCAGAAAGCCCCATCAACAT GATGCCCTGGCAGGGAGACGCCAACAACATGATTGACAGGTTTGACGTGagggcacacctggacttcatacTCACCTACACCCCTCCGCTCCTCAACACAGC CACCCCAGAACAGGAGTCGGAGGAGAGGAAGTGCAACTACGAGCGTTTCAGAGGCCTAGTGCAGAACGACTTTGCCAGCA TCTCTGAGGAGCAGTGTTTGTACCAGATCCAAATGGACGAGCTCTATGGTGGCCTGCAGAGGCCAAATGAGGACGAGAAGAAAAA GCTTGCCAAGGAGAAGGCCACCATTGGCTACACGTACGAGGACAGTACTGTTACGAAGCctggggaggaagaagagaaaggggaggaggatgACTCTGACAACAGCGAATCAGAGGAGGACGAGGGTATTCCAGACATTG acgtAGAGGTGGACGTTGACGAGCTCAACACGGAGCAGGAGTTGGATCTGAACAAGATGGCCACTCCATATGGAATGGCAGAGGGAGATTTTGTCAG GATGCTGAGGAAAGACAAGGATGAGCTGGAGGCCATTAAACATGCCAAGGCTCTGGAGGCAGAGAAGGCCATGTACTCG GGCCGTCGCTCTCGCAGACAGAGGAGGGAGTTTagagagaagagactgaaggGCAGACAGATCAGCCCACCCAG CTATGCCAGGAGAGACAGCCCAACCTACGATCCCTACAAACG gcCCCAGTCGGAGTCCAGTTCGGAGTCGCGGTCCCGCTCCCGTTCCCCGGGCCCAGAGAAGATCACCTTCATCACCAGCTTCGGAGGCAGTGACGAGGAGGCTGCCGCTGCAACTCAAGCTCCACCCCCTGTCCACACCCCCGCCAACTCGCTGCACCACCCCGCAGGTCATAGCAGGGGCTCCCG CAGACGCCGCTCTTCCTCcagcccttcctcctcttccacccaCTCTTCCACTCATCgctcctcctctcattcctcctctcacTCACGCCGCGACAGACGccgtggaggagggagggacagacgACATTCCCGCTCCCGGTCGAGGCGGCGCTCCGACTCGCGGTCCCGGGGTAGAGGAGCCaacggaggaggaagaggggggtcacGGAGGAGATACGACCGGACACAGTCCCGCTCCAATGACCGAGATGGAGAccgggagagggacagggagcgaGACAGGGACGTGGGACGTCGCTTCgcagcacgcagacacacacg GTCCCGCTCTAACTCTCGGCAGGGGGACCGTGCCAGGCGGGGGGGTGGGGTGCGGACTTCAGGAGGCCATCAGAGGGGGGTTGGCAGCAGCAGTCCTAGCCCCTCCCAATCCCCCCAGCCCAGCTGCACCCCTTCCCCCTCACACAGAGGAGGCCTGCCCTCTGCCACTGCACTCTGTGACAAGCTGAGAAA gMCTGATACTCCGGGTGGTAAAGAGACAGGAGCTGCCAAA CCCAGGATGACCCCGCAGGAGAAGCTGAAGATACGCATGCAGAAGGCCCTCAACAGGCAGT CCAAGGCGGATAAGAAAGCAGCCCAGGCGAAAGTCACTCAGCAGGAAAATAAACGAGCG GAGCGCGAGGGAGAGCTCAGAGCCATGGCACGCAAGATCCGCATGAA ggagCGTGAgcgtcgggagaaagagagggacgagTGGGAGAGACAGTACGGAAGACAAAGCCACTCGCCCTCCCCATCTAAATATAGTGAGTCTG gtCGTGACCACAGCTCATCCAGAAG GAGGTCCCGTTCCCGGTCGAGGAGTCCATATTACCGCTACTAA
- the LOC111960582 gene encoding CLK4-associating serine/arginine rich protein isoform X2, whose protein sequence is MWQEARKHERKLRGMMVDYKRRGERRREYYEKIKKDPAQFLQVHGRAYKIHLDSAVALAAESPINMMPWQGDANNMIDRFDVRAHLDFILTYTPPLLNTATPEQESEERKCNYERFRGLVQNDFASISEEQCLYQIQMDELYGGLQRPNEDEKKKLAKEKATIGYTYEDSTVTKPGEEEEKGEEDDSDNSESEEDEGIPDIDVEVDVDELNTEQELDLNKMATPYGMAEGDFVRMLRKDKDELEAIKHAKALEAEKAMYSGRRSRRQRREFREKRLKGRQISPPSYARRDSPTYDPYKRPQSESSSESRSRSRSPGPEKITFITSFGGSDEEAAAATQAPPPVHTPANSLHHPAGHSRGSRRRSSSSPSSSSTHSSTHRSSSHSSSHSRRDRRRGGGRDRRHSRSRSRRRSDSRSRGRGANGGGRGGSRRRYDRTQSRSNDRDGDRERDRERDRDVGRRFAARRHTRSRSNSRQGDRARRGGGVRTSGGHQRGVGSSSPSPSQSPQPSCTPSPSHRGGLPSATALCDKLRKXDTPGGKETGAAKPRMTPQEKLKIRMQKALNRQSKADKKAAQAKVTQQENKRAEREGELRAMARKIRMKERERREKERDEWERQYGRQSHSPSPSKYSESGRDHSSSRRRSRSRSRSPYYRY, encoded by the exons ATGTGGCAGGAGGCCCGCAAACATGAGCGCAAGCTGCGCGGCATGATGGTRGACTACAAACGCCGCGGCGAGCGCCGGCGAGAGTACTACGAGAAGATC AAAAAGGACCCGGCTCAGTTCCTTCAGGTTCACGGCCGGGCCTATAAGATCCATCTGGACTCGGCCGTGGCGCTCGCCGCAGAAAGCCCCATCAACAT GATGCCCTGGCAGGGAGACGCCAACAACATGATTGACAGGTTTGACGTGagggcacacctggacttcatacTCACCTACACCCCTCCGCTCCTCAACACAGC CACCCCAGAACAGGAGTCGGAGGAGAGGAAGTGCAACTACGAGCGTTTCAGAGGCCTAGTGCAGAACGACTTTGCCAGCA TCTCTGAGGAGCAGTGTTTGTACCAGATCCAAATGGACGAGCTCTATGGTGGCCTGCAGAGGCCAAATGAGGACGAGAAGAAAAA GCTTGCCAAGGAGAAGGCCACCATTGGCTACACGTACGAGGACAGTACTGTTACGAAGCctggggaggaagaagagaaaggggaggaggatgACTCTGACAACAGCGAATCAGAGGAGGACGAGGGTATTCCAGACATTG acgtAGAGGTGGACGTTGACGAGCTCAACACGGAGCAGGAGTTGGATCTGAACAAGATGGCCACTCCATATGGAATGGCAGAGGGAGATTTTGTCAG GATGCTGAGGAAAGACAAGGATGAGCTGGAGGCCATTAAACATGCCAAGGCTCTGGAGGCAGAGAAGGCCATGTACTCG GGCCGTCGCTCTCGCAGACAGAGGAGGGAGTTTagagagaagagactgaaggGCAGACAGATCAGCCCACCCAG CTATGCCAGGAGAGACAGCCCAACCTACGATCCCTACAAACG gcCCCAGTCGGAGTCCAGTTCGGAGTCGCGGTCCCGCTCCCGTTCCCCGGGCCCAGAGAAGATCACCTTCATCACCAGCTTCGGAGGCAGTGACGAGGAGGCTGCCGCTGCAACTCAAGCTCCACCCCCTGTCCACACCCCCGCCAACTCGCTGCACCACCCCGCAGGTCATAGCAGGGGCTCCCG ACGCCGCTCTTCCTCcagcccttcctcctcttccacccaCTCTTCCACTCATCgctcctcctctcattcctcctctcacTCACGCCGCGACAGACGccgtggaggagggagggacagacgACATTCCCGCTCCCGGTCGAGGCGGCGCTCCGACTCGCGGTCCCGGGGTAGAGGAGCCaacggaggaggaagaggggggtcacGGAGGAGATACGACCGGACACAGTCCCGCTCCAATGACCGAGATGGAGAccgggagagggacagggagcgaGACAGGGACGTGGGACGTCGCTTCgcagcacgcagacacacacg GTCCCGCTCTAACTCTCGGCAGGGGGACCGTGCCAGGCGGGGGGGTGGGGTGCGGACTTCAGGAGGCCATCAGAGGGGGGTTGGCAGCAGCAGTCCTAGCCCCTCCCAATCCCCCCAGCCCAGCTGCACCCCTTCCCCCTCACACAGAGGAGGCCTGCCCTCTGCCACTGCACTCTGTGACAAGCTGAGAAA gMCTGATACTCCGGGTGGTAAAGAGACAGGAGCTGCCAAA CCCAGGATGACCCCGCAGGAGAAGCTGAAGATACGCATGCAGAAGGCCCTCAACAGGCAGT CCAAGGCGGATAAGAAAGCAGCCCAGGCGAAAGTCACTCAGCAGGAAAATAAACGAGCG GAGCGCGAGGGAGAGCTCAGAGCCATGGCACGCAAGATCCGCATGAA ggagCGTGAgcgtcgggagaaagagagggacgagTGGGAGAGACAGTACGGAAGACAAAGCCACTCGCCCTCCCCATCTAAATATAGTGAGTCTG gtCGTGACCACAGCTCATCCAGAAG GAGGTCCCGTTCCCGGTCGAGGAGTCCATATTACCGCTACTAA